A stretch of the Fusobacterium varium genome encodes the following:
- a CDS encoding putative bacterial signaling protein, which yields MSIRKLVLIVDDNYMNRMILDNILGSAYNVLQAENGKEALEILKKEKENISAVLLDIVMPIMDGYTFLSEKMKDPDLIHIPVIVTTQYEDEATEVEALSRGAADFLVKPYRPAIILHRLANIIKMRESSSFINKIEKDSLTGIYNKDFFYFKCTTFFKDLSKRNYYIVFADIERFKLVNDIYGSKEGDRLLKYMANTINEEINGYGICGRSEADHFIICIADVTNVEKILENISKRISEFNKNMNIIIRYGIYQVEDKNISIELMCDRAMIAANIVKNKYNKKYAYYDDSIRKKLLQEQILINDMKPSLARRRFKVFYQPKYDFKTEKIVGAEALVRWDHPKMGMIFPGVFIGLFERNGFITEIDYFVWEEACKKLKEWSDNGYENLSISVNVSRINLYNNNLSNLLIELVRKYNISPKALHLEITESAYTENSEQIIEGAKRLKKIGFIIEMDDFGTGYSSLNMLAKLPIDVLKLDMGFVHSIEKDKNSRILLKVIINLAKELHLAVVAEGVETKEQVNILKNIGCQYAQGYYYSPPIPEEELDRIFIENKSVISLNKTGELLNLKDKELFKIADSDEIDLNIKNMIYDLKYYSEHDPLTGLLNRRELKERVNKVLETNDIEGAFIIIDIDNFKRINDKYGHVKGDEILKQISKSLKNSFAEIDSISRLGGDEFVVFTLGSTDEKKISFMMDNFFQMVKNIETEIAITCSAGICFTSKVIDYDSLYYNADMALLSAKISGKSNYKIYTEKMEKYSPINHLKNVEWILDQIFEMIFISDAETFEVMYINKPTCEKLGKSKEECLGKKCHSLMWKSAEPCERCCKISECIEKFYTEETELNDGTSIQIKAKVVEWEGNKYKIHYLNKV from the coding sequence ATGTCTATAAGGAAGCTGGTATTGATAGTTGATGATAATTATATGAACCGCATGATATTGGATAATATTCTGGGTTCTGCTTATAATGTCTTACAAGCAGAAAATGGAAAAGAGGCACTGGAAATATTGAAAAAAGAGAAAGAGAATATTTCAGCAGTACTTCTTGATATTGTTATGCCAATAATGGATGGTTATACTTTTTTATCTGAAAAAATGAAAGATCCAGATTTAATCCATATACCTGTAATAGTAACTACTCAATATGAAGATGAGGCTACTGAAGTAGAAGCTTTATCAAGAGGAGCAGCAGACTTTTTAGTAAAGCCTTATAGACCAGCTATTATTCTCCACAGACTTGCCAATATTATCAAAATGCGTGAATCATCTTCCTTTATAAATAAAATAGAAAAAGACAGTCTTACAGGAATATATAATAAAGATTTTTTTTACTTTAAATGTACAACATTTTTTAAAGATTTATCAAAAAGAAACTATTATATTGTATTTGCTGATATAGAGAGATTTAAACTTGTAAATGATATATATGGAAGTAAAGAAGGAGACAGACTACTGAAATATATGGCAAATACAATTAATGAAGAAATAAATGGTTATGGGATATGTGGAAGGTCAGAAGCAGATCATTTTATCATATGTATTGCTGATGTAACTAATGTAGAGAAAATTTTAGAAAATATATCCAAAAGAATATCAGAATTTAATAAAAATATGAATATAATTATACGTTATGGAATATATCAAGTAGAAGATAAAAATATATCAATTGAATTGATGTGTGACAGAGCTATGATTGCAGCAAATATAGTAAAGAATAAATATAATAAAAAATATGCTTACTATGATGATTCTATTCGAAAGAAACTTCTTCAGGAACAGATATTGATAAATGATATGAAACCTTCTCTTGCCAGAAGAAGATTTAAAGTTTTTTATCAACCAAAATATGATTTTAAAACTGAAAAAATAGTAGGAGCAGAAGCACTGGTAAGATGGGATCATCCTAAAATGGGAATGATATTTCCAGGAGTGTTCATAGGGCTTTTTGAAAGAAATGGATTTATTACAGAAATAGATTATTTTGTATGGGAGGAGGCTTGTAAAAAACTGAAAGAATGGAGTGATAATGGTTATGAAAATCTCTCTATTTCAGTAAATGTATCTCGTATAAATCTGTATAATAATAACCTATCTAACTTATTAATAGAATTAGTAAGAAAATATAATATATCTCCTAAAGCTTTGCATCTTGAAATAACGGAATCTGCATATACAGAAAATTCAGAGCAGATAATAGAAGGAGCTAAAAGACTTAAAAAAATTGGATTTATAATAGAAATGGATGACTTTGGAACTGGATATTCTTCTCTAAATATGCTGGCAAAACTACCTATAGATGTTTTAAAATTAGATATGGGATTTGTACACAGTATAGAAAAGGATAAAAACAGTAGAATTCTTCTTAAAGTAATAATAAATTTAGCAAAAGAACTACATTTAGCAGTAGTAGCAGAAGGAGTAGAAACCAAAGAACAAGTTAATATTTTAAAAAATATTGGATGTCAATATGCACAAGGATATTATTATTCTCCACCAATACCTGAAGAAGAATTAGATAGAATTTTTATTGAAAATAAATCTGTAATATCTTTAAATAAAACAGGAGAATTATTAAACTTAAAAGATAAGGAATTGTTTAAAATAGCAGATTCAGATGAGATTGACTTAAATATAAAGAATATGATTTATGATTTGAAATATTATTCAGAACATGATCCATTAACAGGATTGCTGAATAGGAGAGAATTAAAAGAAAGAGTCAATAAAGTACTGGAAACTAATGATATAGAAGGAGCTTTCATTATTATTGATATTGATAATTTTAAGAGAATAAATGATAAATATGGACATGTAAAAGGAGATGAAATACTTAAACAGATATCAAAGAGTTTGAAAAATAGTTTTGCTGAAATAGATAGTATTTCAAGATTAGGTGGAGATGAGTTTGTAGTATTTACTTTAGGCAGTACTGATGAAAAGAAAATAAGCTTTATGATGGATAATTTTTTTCAAATGGTAAAAAATATAGAAACAGAAATTGCCATAACATGTTCAGCAGGTATTTGTTTTACTTCTAAAGTTATTGATTATGATTCTTTATATTATAATGCAGACATGGCGCTGCTTTCAGCTAAAATATCTGGAAAAAGTAACTATAAAATATATACAGAAAAAATGGAAAAGTATTCTCCTATCAATCATTTAAAAAATGTTGAATGGATATTGGATCAAATTTTTGAAATGATATTTATTTCTGATGCTGAAACATTTGAAGTGATGTATATTAATAAGCCTACATGTGAAAAATTAGGAAAAAGTAAAGAAGAATGTTTAGGTAAAAAATGTCATTCTCTTATGTGGAAGTCAGCAGAACCATGTGAAAGGTGTTGTAAAATTTCTGAATGTATAGAAAAATTTTATACTGAAGAAACAGAGCTAAATGATGGAACTTCTATCCAAATTAAGGCTAAAGTAGTTGAGTGGGAAGGAAATAAATATAAAATACATTATTTAAATAAAGTATAA
- a CDS encoding putative DNA-binding protein yields the protein MNKRELAKVYSEMSKGEISARKALKEIEVFLETMQEALEKSHSLMFRNIGIFEVKERKPRVISNPATKESIKIYPRKTVKFRVSKNIIK from the coding sequence ATGAATAAGAGAGAATTAGCAAAAGTATACAGTGAAATGAGTAAAGGGGAAATATCAGCAAGAAAAGCACTGAAAGAAATAGAAGTATTTCTTGAAACAATGCAGGAGGCTTTGGAGAAAAGTCATTCATTGATGTTTAGAAATATAGGAATATTTGAAGTGAAGGAAAGAAAACCAAGAGTAATATCAAATCCAGCAACTAAAGAATCTATAAAGATTTACCCAAGAAAAACAGTAAAATTCAGAGTTTCAAAAAATATAATAAAATAG
- a CDS encoding putative DNA-binding protein: protein MTEGEFIRFYKKRNGLKNQQEVKEKIDLFWNTLLKVLNEGEKVTFKNWGTFEEKEVKPRKITIARINKTGYTKAKKKIRFRAGAGLQDIVNGAGTDE, encoded by the coding sequence ATGACAGAAGGGGAATTTATAAGATTCTATAAAAAGAGAAATGGACTAAAGAATCAGCAGGAAGTAAAAGAAAAGATAGACTTATTCTGGAATACACTGCTAAAAGTTCTGAATGAAGGGGAAAAGGTAACCTTTAAAAATTGGGGAACATTTGAAGAAAAAGAGGTAAAACCAAGAAAAATAACAATAGCCAGAATAAATAAAACAGGTTATACAAAAGCTAAAAAAAAAATAAGATTCAGAGCAGGAGCAGGCTTGCAGGATATAGTAAATGGAGCTGGTACTGATGAATAA
- a CDS encoding autotransporter, with translation MLEHITRMIKRKVKKKSLNITAAIIIGFLLSCLPAMGEGLEITQETGKDILFNGMKYDETTHPFEENTFIDNIYSNNMEIVNNGQLGLAIEIADDLQLEIYNNNLISADNNDDAYGIYTSSSKIKKIENNGTISAKGTNSSSGIYNIYGEIESIVNTGEIIVETTASSQSSYGIYNLSSEIGEILNNGIISGEAKGNNSDGYGIYNRLYNGQGTIKNILNNGLVLGKGVDNGLGIRNPGMINNIKNAGIIYGNSLNQSSGVHNESSGTIKEINNSGKIIGVLASQSRGIFNTGTITDIKNTGIIYGNGDRGFGIFGNGGVIKNLKNSGIIVGIGNNGEGHGISNYNNYYEGPMEKLENTGKIMGISVNGFGYGLAELNLGSEPINPIDNLGMIIGKGGSSGKGFVSESVNGDNINNFGIIYGDTYAIDTNGTGEPTGSNYGLLLNKTEGENVINGAIIDNAGSGTPAIKNYGIVFKVKSNGKYDVSYRYTGSEDIDVKMFSNERQMKVKNAVTSETGSNSFLEKTYENSIINGITDTIKISGTGNTIKGSVVNAYTSAIKFDETENNSLTVSGSVINGGLDDNGIAIKGSSKNDELILESGEILYKNGSSEKINTVINGDIDLGDGDNKLTLSGGTIINGEILSGIGESSLILGKQNITKETVKDEIIISNNIKGFDETSIHGNVTIFDKTYVFKNDLSVVEKKLTAELGNITLENGSVLVLKIDGTEKNNNKIIGHALYDNTGSIASNGGKLLLDVGKLSDGSIVNFGKTELTDSIKGNEINYSSDITLDSLSLLHDIEKLSSEDVLIKAKKELPVTPYPDDINYYQLNKVYKGILSTDQIKYFDVVSQENLSALLGYLNDVYAGNPYSYSSELSRKSMGIFRDIITENLFKADTGKWMIYGGLTHIDGGTKDTYYGKGYYTYDIGSSDIDADTKITGAYMLGEYGVSDDFKAGVAVGGNKLKSDLSNGSKAEGNAMYIGGYTKKHIGNLKVTAGMGFQYGNYDVDRLAINNVASDIAEPVMKYPDNYNDISYDIYLNGRYFHSIGDNLYLEPYGTLSYTYVKQDGADEENKTLAIETDSKSFDYTSAKVGLDLKKVIPHEKGKSTLSVGASYTRLLNGADEEYITGRFKGGSDFDILVAHKNEHSLGLNAKYTLELENGILFDVKGSYAVERDSHNQSGKNKTKGEWIVGTGLGYKF, from the coding sequence ATGCTAGAACACATAACCAGGATGATAAAAAGGAAAGTTAAGAAAAAGAGCTTGAATATAACAGCAGCAATTATCATAGGATTTTTATTATCTTGTTTACCAGCAATGGGAGAGGGCTTAGAAATAACTCAGGAAACTGGAAAAGACATATTATTTAATGGAATGAAATATGATGAAACAACACATCCATTTGAAGAAAATACTTTTATAGATAATATCTACAGTAATAATATGGAAATAGTAAATAATGGACAGTTAGGTCTGGCAATAGAAATAGCTGATGATTTGCAACTAGAGATATATAATAATAATTTAATATCAGCAGATAATAATGATGATGCATATGGAATATATACTAGCAGCTCAAAAATAAAAAAAATAGAAAATAATGGAACAATATCAGCAAAAGGAACTAATTCCAGTAGTGGAATATATAATATTTATGGAGAAATAGAAAGTATAGTAAATACAGGAGAAATAATTGTAGAAACAACTGCCAGTTCCCAATCTAGTTATGGAATATATAACCTTTCAAGTGAGATTGGAGAAATATTAAATAATGGAATAATATCTGGAGAAGCAAAAGGAAATAATAGTGATGGATATGGAATATATAATCGTTTATACAATGGTCAAGGAACAATAAAAAACATATTAAATAATGGCTTAGTACTAGGAAAAGGAGTAGATAATGGATTAGGAATAAGAAATCCAGGAATGATAAATAATATAAAAAATGCAGGAATAATATATGGAAATTCACTCAATCAGTCTTCAGGGGTACATAATGAAAGTAGTGGAACAATAAAAGAAATAAATAATTCTGGCAAAATAATTGGAGTACTAGCAAGTCAATCAAGAGGAATTTTTAATACTGGAACTATTACTGATATAAAAAATACAGGAATAATATATGGTAATGGAGATAGAGGTTTTGGAATTTTTGGAAATGGTGGAGTAATAAAAAATCTAAAAAATTCTGGGATAATAGTTGGAATAGGAAATAATGGAGAAGGACATGGAATTTCAAATTATAATAATTATTATGAAGGTCCAATGGAGAAGCTAGAAAATACAGGGAAGATTATGGGAATATCAGTTAATGGTTTTGGATATGGACTAGCAGAACTTAATCTTGGATCAGAGCCAATTAACCCTATTGACAATCTAGGAATGATAATAGGAAAAGGAGGGTCTTCTGGAAAAGGTTTTGTCAGTGAATCAGTTAATGGAGATAATATAAATAACTTTGGAATAATTTATGGAGATACTTATGCCATTGATACAAATGGTACAGGAGAACCAACGGGAAGCAACTATGGGTTATTATTAAATAAAACTGAAGGAGAAAATGTAATAAATGGAGCAATAATAGATAATGCTGGTTCAGGAACTCCTGCAATTAAAAACTATGGAATTGTATTTAAAGTTAAATCTAATGGTAAATATGATGTTTCATATAGATATACTGGAAGTGAAGATATAGATGTAAAGATGTTTTCTAATGAAAGACAAATGAAGGTTAAAAATGCTGTTACATCAGAAACTGGAAGTAATAGCTTTTTAGAAAAAACTTATGAAAATTCTATAATAAATGGAATAACAGATACAATTAAAATATCAGGAACAGGGAATACAATAAAAGGTTCTGTAGTAAATGCCTATACATCGGCAATAAAATTCGATGAAACTGAGAATAATTCATTGACTGTTTCTGGAAGTGTTATCAATGGTGGATTAGATGATAATGGAATAGCTATTAAAGGGAGTTCCAAAAATGATGAACTAATTTTAGAATCTGGAGAAATTTTATATAAAAATGGAAGTAGTGAAAAAATAAATACAGTAATAAACGGAGATATAGATTTAGGAGATGGAGATAACAAACTTACATTATCTGGTGGAACAATAATAAATGGAGAAATTCTATCAGGAATAGGAGAATCATCTCTTATTTTAGGAAAACAAAATATAACAAAAGAAACAGTAAAAGATGAAATAATTATTTCTAATAATATAAAAGGATTTGATGAAACATCAATACATGGAAATGTAACAATATTTGATAAAACATATGTATTTAAAAATGATTTAAGTGTTGTTGAGAAAAAACTGACAGCAGAATTAGGAAACATAACTTTAGAAAATGGAAGTGTTCTTGTACTTAAAATAGATGGTACAGAAAAAAATAACAATAAAATTATTGGACATGCATTGTATGACAATACTGGAAGTATAGCTTCAAACGGAGGAAAACTGCTTTTAGATGTAGGAAAATTATCTGATGGAAGTATAGTGAATTTTGGTAAAACAGAATTAACAGATTCAATAAAAGGAAATGAAATAAATTATTCTTCAGATATAACATTAGACAGTTTATCCCTTCTTCATGATATTGAGAAACTTTCCTCAGAAGATGTTCTAATAAAAGCAAAGAAGGAACTGCCTGTGACGCCTTATCCAGATGATATAAATTATTATCAGCTTAATAAGGTATATAAAGGAATACTTTCAACAGATCAAATAAAATATTTTGATGTTGTGAGTCAGGAGAATCTTTCAGCTCTCTTAGGATATCTTAATGATGTTTATGCAGGAAATCCATATTCTTACAGTTCTGAATTATCAAGAAAATCAATGGGAATATTCAGAGATATAATTACCGAAAATTTGTTTAAAGCAGATACAGGAAAATGGATGATATATGGCGGACTTACTCATATAGATGGAGGAACTAAAGATACATACTATGGAAAAGGATATTATACTTATGATATAGGAAGTTCTGATATAGACGCAGATACAAAAATCACAGGAGCATATATGCTTGGAGAATATGGAGTATCTGATGATTTTAAAGCTGGAGTGGCAGTTGGAGGGAATAAGCTTAAATCTGACTTGTCTAATGGTTCAAAAGCAGAGGGAAATGCAATGTATATTGGAGGATATACTAAAAAGCATATTGGAAATCTAAAAGTAACAGCAGGAATGGGATTTCAATATGGAAATTATGATGTCGATAGATTAGCCATAAATAATGTGGCTTCTGATATCGCAGAACCAGTAATGAAATATCCAGATAATTACAATGATATATCTTATGACATCTACTTAAATGGAAGATACTTTCATAGTATTGGAGATAATCTATACTTAGAGCCTTATGGAACACTGTCATATACATATGTAAAACAGGATGGAGCAGATGAGGAAAATAAAACTCTAGCAATAGAAACAGATTCAAAATCATTTGATTATACATCAGCCAAAGTGGGATTAGATCTTAAAAAAGTGATACCACATGAAAAAGGAAAGAGTACACTATCAGTTGGGGCAAGCTATACAAGACTGCTTAATGGCGCAGATGAAGAATATATCACAGGAAGATTTAAAGGTGGAAGCGACTTCGATATCTTAGTAGCTCATAAGAATGAACACAGCTTAGGATTGAATGCTAAATATACACTTGAACTGGAAAATGGAATCTTGTTTGATGTAAAAGGAAGCTATGCAGTAGAAAGAGATTCACATAATCAATCTGGAAAGAATAAGACTAAAGGTGAATGGATAGTAGGAACAGGACTGGGTTATAAGTTCTAA